The Planctomycetota bacterium genome window below encodes:
- a CDS encoding metallopeptidase — MHRSSRLVSGRRRSDRAGIHRVFTGLALLAAIAGSPPAGHAADTPAGQPAARAPRLVEGWTLRVDERLLPGGPEEALGTETLRCLAAKLADVRTVVPAEPLTRLREVPIVVDLECGDLQSMQYHPSPEWLTSHGYPADLAKCVHVPIAAQVATPRTAREQPWVMLHELAHAYHDRVLSFDEPRIIAAFERYAALGRGERTLLFDGSRTRHYALTDHKEFFAEMTEAWFGSNDFHPFNRAELLETEPAIAALLGEIWGEPAR, encoded by the coding sequence ATGCATCGGTCCTCTCGCCTCGTGTCCGGGCGCCGTCGCTCCGATCGTGCCGGCATTCATCGTGTTTTCACGGGTCTGGCGCTCCTCGCCGCCATCGCCGGCTCACCCCCTGCCGGCCACGCCGCCGACACCCCGGCCGGCCAGCCCGCCGCCCGCGCTCCCCGCCTCGTCGAAGGATGGACACTTCGCGTCGACGAGCGTCTCCTGCCCGGCGGACCTGAGGAAGCCCTCGGGACGGAGACCCTCCGCTGCCTCGCCGCCAAGCTCGCCGACGTCCGCACGGTGGTGCCCGCCGAGCCCCTCACCCGGCTCCGCGAGGTGCCGATCGTCGTCGATCTGGAGTGTGGCGACCTGCAGAGCATGCAGTACCACCCCAGCCCGGAATGGCTCACGTCACACGGCTACCCGGCCGACCTCGCCAAGTGCGTGCACGTGCCGATCGCCGCCCAGGTGGCGACGCCGCGGACCGCCCGCGAGCAGCCGTGGGTGATGCTCCACGAGCTGGCCCATGCCTACCACGACCGCGTCCTGTCGTTCGACGAGCCGCGGATCATCGCCGCCTTCGAACGCTACGCCGCGCTCGGCCGCGGCGAGCGCACGCTGCTGTTCGATGGGTCGCGGACGCGCCACTACGCGCTCACCGACCACAAGGAGTTCTTCGCCGAGATGACGGAGGCGTGGTTCGGCAGCAACGACTTCCACCCGTTCAACCGGGCGGAGCTCCTCGAGACCGAGCCGGCGATCGCCGCCCTGCTGGGGGAGATCTGGGGAGAGCCGGCCCGGTGA
- a CDS encoding MFS transporter, protein MTISTEPTTGTAAPADRPGPWPAAAWVLLDWGASAFSTILITLVITYAERVVYADGAWGVPGGVVWAWITATSMILSAILAPWLSARADRTGNHQRAVTESVLVGVAGCLVLAVVPPGARLAVAGAVVTASIGFDMAQIFTGSLLPRLALGTAADRLSACGFAAGYAGGALALVLATALVGARDQLGLSAPEALRASFVVMGGWWLVFSLPAFFAPLGHAAPAAAGGTSVGELLGFARTLVAEGSVVGRVLVGAALVTGAVQTAISQFSSLAIEEFHMEAPAVVRLVLLVQAVALPGALAMGWASAWVGRRAVLAICVVGWVAVCVLGWFVGSPEQLTWLAVLLALVLGGVQSVVRAIVAVLAPAGRAGATFGLFQVGTKLAGCVASLAFGAMYAASGWPRAGGVTLVIQLLAGWWVLQGASRAGGDAEG, encoded by the coding sequence GTGACGATCTCGACCGAGCCGACGACTGGGACGGCAGCGCCGGCCGACCGCCCCGGCCCATGGCCGGCGGCTGCATGGGTGCTGCTCGACTGGGGTGCCAGCGCCTTTTCGACGATCCTCATCACGCTGGTGATCACCTACGCCGAGCGCGTCGTCTATGCCGACGGTGCGTGGGGCGTGCCCGGGGGCGTGGTCTGGGCGTGGATCACCGCGACGTCGATGATCCTCTCGGCGATCCTCGCGCCCTGGCTCTCCGCCCGTGCGGACCGGACCGGAAACCATCAGCGCGCCGTGACCGAGAGCGTGCTCGTCGGTGTGGCCGGGTGCCTGGTGCTGGCGGTCGTCCCCCCTGGGGCGCGCCTCGCCGTTGCCGGGGCCGTCGTCACGGCGAGCATCGGGTTCGACATGGCGCAGATCTTCACCGGCAGCCTGCTGCCGCGCCTCGCGCTGGGAACGGCGGCTGACCGGCTCTCGGCCTGCGGATTCGCGGCCGGCTACGCGGGGGGAGCGCTCGCGCTGGTGCTGGCCACGGCGCTGGTCGGTGCCCGCGATCAGCTCGGGCTCTCGGCCCCGGAGGCGCTGCGCGCGTCGTTCGTGGTCATGGGAGGTTGGTGGCTGGTGTTCTCGCTGCCGGCGTTCTTCGCGCCGCTCGGGCACGCCGCGCCCGCGGCCGCGGGGGGGACGTCGGTGGGCGAGCTGCTCGGCTTCGCCCGGACGCTCGTCGCCGAGGGGAGCGTCGTCGGGCGCGTGCTCGTCGGCGCGGCCCTGGTCACCGGCGCCGTGCAGACGGCGATCTCGCAGTTCTCGAGCCTCGCGATCGAGGAGTTCCACATGGAGGCGCCGGCCGTCGTCCGCCTCGTCCTGCTCGTGCAGGCCGTCGCGCTTCCCGGAGCGCTGGCGATGGGTTGGGCGTCGGCATGGGTGGGCCGGCGGGCCGTGCTGGCGATCTGCGTGGTGGGCTGGGTCGCGGTCTGCGTGCTCGGGTGGTTCGTCGGCTCACCGGAGCAGCTCACGTGGCTGGCGGTCCTCCTCGCACTGGTGCTCGGCGGGGTGCAGAGCGTGGTCCGGGCGATCGTCGCCGTCCTCGCCCCGGCCGGGCGCGCCGGGGCGACGTTCGGCCTGTTCCAGGTGGGCACCAAGCTGGCTGGATGCGTCGCCAGCCTCGCATTCGGTGCGATGTACGCGGCGTCGGGCTGGCCGCGCGCCGGCGGCGTGACGCTGGTGATCCAGTTGCTCGCCGGCTGGTGGGTGCTGCAGGGGGCGTCGCGGGCGGGGGGAGACGCGGAGGGATGA
- a CDS encoding PAS domain S-box protein translates to MPFVHAAPRLRYPTALAIGAAGLVVRWLLDPILGDVQPYFGVLVGASLATLWCGFGPGLASLAFTFVASEWLFSDFDVLTHPVHLLASLITFAFGAVVVWLMAGQRTARDHARRDAAAADHRRAELQREVERRQALEAELRHSREEFRTLVERAPVGILGADAKGRCTFANRMWYDLTGLTPADTLGNAWSRAIHPDDLAATMDRWTESVATRYPYINELRVVHVDGTVHPVLATAQPIYDAGGAVVSFIGTVMDLTELHHREAMLRRLIDTQEQEKQSLCHEFHDGLIQYAVGSRMLLESYLRNHPGAPQRDVIETVISHLGRGIDDGRLLIRGIRTAVLDDLGLAAALHDLADQSASAGITVAVDLPADLDTLPPVLETTVYRVVQEALANVRRHANVTTARVVLTRHPDRLDLEVSDQGCGFDPAAAKVRGFGLAGMIERTRLAGGTCTVDSAPGRGTRIAIRLPFPAAAATLPAPR, encoded by the coding sequence ATGCCGTTCGTCCACGCCGCGCCACGACTGCGTTACCCGACCGCGCTGGCGATCGGCGCTGCCGGACTGGTCGTCCGCTGGCTCCTCGATCCGATCCTCGGCGACGTGCAGCCCTACTTCGGCGTCTTGGTCGGCGCGTCCCTCGCGACGCTGTGGTGCGGCTTCGGCCCGGGGCTGGCATCGCTGGCTTTCACGTTCGTGGCATCGGAGTGGCTGTTTTCCGATTTCGACGTCCTCACCCATCCGGTCCACCTCCTCGCCAGCCTGATCACGTTCGCCTTCGGCGCGGTCGTCGTCTGGTTGATGGCCGGTCAACGGACGGCGCGCGACCATGCCCGCCGCGATGCCGCCGCCGCCGACCACCGCCGTGCCGAGCTGCAGCGCGAGGTCGAGCGCCGCCAGGCGCTCGAGGCCGAGCTGCGCCACAGCCGGGAGGAGTTCCGGACGCTCGTCGAGCGGGCGCCGGTGGGGATCCTCGGCGCCGACGCGAAGGGACGGTGCACGTTCGCCAACCGGATGTGGTACGACCTCACCGGGCTGACTCCGGCCGACACGCTCGGCAACGCCTGGAGCCGGGCCATCCATCCCGACGACCTCGCCGCGACGATGGACCGCTGGACCGAATCGGTCGCCACGCGCTACCCCTACATCAACGAACTGCGCGTCGTTCACGTCGACGGGACCGTCCATCCGGTCCTCGCCACCGCCCAGCCGATTTACGACGCCGGCGGCGCGGTGGTGAGCTTCATCGGCACCGTGATGGACCTGACCGAGCTCCACCATCGCGAGGCGATGCTGCGCCGCCTCATCGACACCCAGGAGCAGGAGAAGCAGTCGCTGTGCCACGAATTCCACGACGGATTGATCCAATACGCCGTCGGGTCGCGGATGCTGCTCGAGTCGTATCTCCGCAATCACCCTGGCGCACCCCAGCGTGACGTCATCGAGACCGTCATCTCCCACCTCGGCCGCGGGATCGACGACGGGCGTCTGCTGATCCGCGGGATCCGGACGGCGGTCCTCGACGACCTCGGCCTGGCGGCAGCCCTTCACGATCTCGCCGACCAGTCGGCGAGTGCGGGGATCACCGTCGCCGTCGACCTGCCGGCCGATCTCGACACCCTTCCGCCCGTTCTCGAGACGACCGTCTACCGGGTCGTCCAGGAGGCGCTGGCCAACGTCCGTCGTCACGCCAACGTGACGACGGCCCGCGTCGTCTTGACCCGCCATCCGGATCGGCTCGACCTCGAGGTCAGCGACCAGGGCTGCGGCTTCGATCCGGCAGCGGCGAAAGTGCGCGGCTTCGGGCTGGCGGGAATGATCGAGCGGACGCGTCTCGCCGGCGGCACGTGCACGGTCGACAGCGCTCCGGGACGCGGGACGCGGATCGCGATCAGGCTTCCGTTCCCCGCCGCAGCCGCCACGCTCCCCGCACCGCGCTGA
- a CDS encoding DUF808 domain-containing protein: MAGSLLLLLDDIASTLDDVATMTKVAVGKTAGVIGDDLALNAKQIAGVAPDVELAVVAAVARGSAVNKLILVPVALVLARVAPWAVEPLLLVGGLFLCYEGVEKLFHGLVHHRRHPADESAAPPTAIDRKARINGAIRTDFILSAEIIVITLGVVAGMPWTVQFGVLAAVAVAMTVIVYGAVAAIVKLDDLGLRLASSRRGWALSLGAAIVAAAPVLLRCLSVAGTAAMFLVGGGIVAHAVPALHHLLGDLAGRLAGDGPWRALVDWLGGGAAGLGAGAAAFALVSAVRGAWRLRRGTEA, encoded by the coding sequence ATGGCCGGCAGCCTGCTCCTCCTCCTCGACGACATCGCCTCGACGCTCGACGACGTCGCCACGATGACCAAAGTCGCCGTCGGCAAGACTGCGGGCGTGATCGGCGACGACCTCGCGCTCAACGCCAAGCAGATCGCCGGCGTGGCTCCCGACGTCGAACTGGCGGTCGTCGCGGCGGTGGCGCGTGGGTCGGCGGTCAACAAGCTGATCCTCGTCCCGGTGGCGCTCGTGCTCGCGCGCGTCGCTCCCTGGGCGGTGGAACCGTTGCTGCTGGTCGGTGGACTGTTTCTCTGCTACGAGGGGGTGGAGAAACTCTTCCATGGCCTCGTCCATCACCGTCGGCATCCGGCCGACGAGTCCGCCGCTCCCCCCACGGCGATCGACCGGAAGGCGCGGATCAACGGCGCGATCCGCACCGACTTCATCCTCTCGGCGGAGATCATCGTGATCACCCTCGGCGTCGTCGCCGGGATGCCGTGGACCGTTCAGTTCGGGGTCCTCGCCGCCGTCGCCGTGGCGATGACGGTGATCGTCTACGGGGCGGTGGCGGCGATCGTCAAGCTCGACGACCTCGGCCTGCGCCTCGCGTCGAGCCGGCGCGGCTGGGCCCTGTCGCTCGGTGCCGCGATCGTGGCGGCGGCGCCGGTGCTCCTCCGCTGCCTGTCGGTTGCCGGCACCGCGGCGATGTTCCTCGTCGGCGGCGGGATCGTGGCCCATGCGGTGCCGGCGCTCCACCACCTGCTCGGAGACCTCGCCGGCCGGCTGGCCGGCGACGGCCCGTGGCGCGCGCTGGTCGATTGGCTCGGCGGGGGCGCGGCGGGGCTCGGCGCGGGAGCCGCGGCGTTCGCGCTGGTCAGCGCGGTGCGGGGAGCGTGGCGGCTGCGGCGGGGAACGGAAGCCTGA
- a CDS encoding multidrug transporter subunit MdtC (Part of a tripartite efflux system composed of MdtA, MdtB and MdtC which confers resistance against novobiocin and deoxycholate) → MNLSAWFIHRPVGTTLLTVAITLAGALSWFHLPVSPLPQIEYPTVNIGAALPGASPETMASAVATPLERQFGLIAGVTEMTSVSTLGQTSVTLQFELGRDIDAAVRDVQAGINAARSRLPANLPGNPSGRKVNPADAPVMIMAITSPLHDKPRLQDVAATILQPKLAQVPGVGQVVVSGGSAPAVRVSVNPTVLERYGLGLDDIRTALRQANAARPKGVVDDGVQSWSIATTDQLFTADEYRRLVVAWRPAGAVRLGDVATVSDAVEDVRVAGVFNGAPTIMLIVYRQPTANIIDCVDRVQALLPTLRAQIPAGMKLDVAMDRTTVIRASIADVEHTLILSVLLVVGVVWLFLRDWRATLIPAVAVPVSLVTTFAFMHLFGYSVNNLTLMALSIATGFVVDDAIVVLENVARHREAGLSPLAAALRGAREIAFTVVSISVSLVAVFIPILLMGGLVGRLFREFAVTLSVAIVVSMAVSLATTPMMCAWLLRGRPSGATGESAGAAARLYGRLLRVVLAHPRLTMVVNLATMALTVWLYTIVPKGFFPQQDTGRLTGTLDADQDASFQTMSGLLTRFSRAIAADPAVAGVTGSTGGPAGGSPNAARMFISLVPRDRRELSAMEVIGRLRQKLAALAGATLVMQPVQDLRIGGRPSSSQFQYTLRSDTLEDLEAWGPRVVRALRGMPELADVRSDQQMRGLQARLSIDRDAAARLGVTPQAIDEALYDAFGQRQVSIMHRPLGQYRVVLGMEPEFLADPAALRTVHVTGRDGSRVPLESVGTIDTAHAPLSVNHTGQFPSATVSFNLAPGVALGEAVTAVEETIAGLGMPATVRGGFSGTARLFLASLADQPLLVLAAVVTVYIVLGILYESLVHPLTIISTLPSAGLGALVALLASGMELDVMGMIGIILLIGIVKKNAIMMIDFAIEARRERGLSAAAAIEEACILRFRPITMTTLAALLGGLPLALGTGPGAELRWPLGIAIVGGLAASQVLTLFTTPVVYLWLEWLRPERSVAPRADGAVVLGRAEPAGV, encoded by the coding sequence GTGAACCTCTCCGCCTGGTTCATCCACCGTCCGGTGGGAACGACGCTCCTCACGGTGGCGATCACGCTCGCCGGCGCGTTGAGCTGGTTCCACCTCCCGGTGTCGCCGCTTCCGCAGATCGAATATCCGACGGTCAACATCGGTGCCGCGCTGCCCGGCGCCAGCCCCGAGACGATGGCCTCGGCCGTGGCCACGCCGCTGGAGCGGCAGTTCGGCCTGATCGCCGGCGTCACCGAGATGACCAGCGTCAGCACGCTCGGGCAGACGTCGGTGACGCTCCAATTCGAGCTCGGCCGCGACATCGACGCCGCCGTTCGCGACGTCCAGGCGGGGATCAACGCGGCACGGAGCCGCCTCCCCGCCAATCTCCCCGGCAATCCCTCGGGGCGCAAGGTCAACCCGGCCGACGCGCCGGTGATGATCATGGCGATCACCTCCCCGCTCCACGACAAGCCGCGTCTCCAGGACGTCGCCGCCACGATCCTCCAGCCGAAGCTCGCGCAGGTGCCGGGGGTCGGCCAGGTCGTGGTCAGCGGCGGCTCGGCGCCGGCGGTGCGCGTGAGCGTCAATCCGACCGTTCTCGAGCGCTACGGTCTCGGGCTCGACGACATCCGCACGGCGCTGCGCCAAGCCAACGCCGCCCGGCCGAAGGGGGTCGTCGACGACGGCGTGCAGTCGTGGTCGATCGCCACGACCGACCAGTTGTTCACCGCCGACGAGTACCGCCGCCTCGTCGTCGCCTGGCGGCCGGCGGGTGCGGTGCGCCTCGGCGACGTGGCCACGGTCAGCGACGCGGTCGAAGACGTGCGCGTGGCCGGGGTGTTCAACGGCGCGCCGACGATCATGCTGATCGTCTACCGGCAGCCGACCGCCAACATCATCGACTGCGTCGATCGGGTGCAGGCCCTGCTGCCGACGCTCCGCGCGCAGATCCCGGCCGGGATGAAGCTCGACGTCGCCATGGACCGCACGACGGTCATCCGGGCGAGCATCGCCGACGTCGAGCACACGCTGATCCTGTCGGTGCTGCTCGTGGTCGGCGTCGTCTGGCTGTTCCTCCGCGACTGGCGCGCGACGCTGATCCCGGCGGTCGCGGTGCCGGTGTCGCTGGTGACGACCTTCGCTTTCATGCACCTCTTCGGCTACAGCGTCAACAACCTCACGCTGATGGCGCTGTCGATCGCCACCGGGTTCGTCGTCGACGACGCGATCGTCGTCCTCGAGAACGTCGCCCGTCATCGTGAGGCCGGGCTGAGCCCGCTGGCGGCGGCCCTCCGCGGGGCCCGTGAGATCGCCTTCACGGTCGTCTCGATCAGCGTCTCGCTGGTCGCGGTGTTCATCCCGATCCTGCTGATGGGCGGGCTGGTGGGACGGCTGTTCCGCGAATTCGCCGTCACGCTCTCGGTGGCGATCGTCGTCTCGATGGCCGTGTCGCTGGCGACGACACCGATGATGTGCGCGTGGCTGCTGCGCGGGAGGCCGTCCGGCGCCACGGGGGAGTCGGCCGGCGCGGCGGCCCGGCTCTACGGCCGGCTGCTGCGCGTGGTGCTCGCCCACCCCCGGCTGACGATGGTGGTCAACCTGGCGACGATGGCGCTGACGGTGTGGCTGTACACGATCGTCCCCAAGGGGTTTTTCCCACAGCAGGACACCGGGCGGCTGACCGGCACGCTCGATGCCGATCAGGACGCCTCGTTCCAGACGATGAGCGGCCTGCTGACGCGGTTTTCCCGGGCGATCGCCGCCGATCCGGCCGTCGCGGGCGTGACCGGCTCGACCGGCGGCCCGGCCGGCGGCAGCCCCAACGCGGCGCGGATGTTCATCAGCCTCGTGCCCCGCGACCGCCGCGAGCTGTCGGCGATGGAGGTCATCGGCCGGCTGCGGCAGAAGCTCGCCGCGCTGGCCGGGGCGACGCTGGTGATGCAGCCGGTCCAGGACCTGCGGATCGGCGGCCGGCCGAGCAGCTCCCAATTCCAGTACACGCTCCGCAGCGACACGCTCGAAGACCTCGAGGCCTGGGGGCCGCGGGTCGTCCGCGCGCTGCGGGGCATGCCGGAGCTGGCCGACGTCCGCAGCGACCAGCAGATGCGCGGGCTCCAGGCGCGGCTGTCGATCGACCGCGATGCCGCCGCCCGGCTCGGGGTCACGCCGCAGGCGATCGACGAGGCGCTGTACGACGCCTTCGGGCAACGGCAGGTGTCGATCATGCACCGGCCGCTCGGCCAGTACCGTGTCGTCCTCGGGATGGAGCCCGAATTCCTCGCCGACCCGGCGGCGCTCCGCACCGTGCACGTCACCGGGCGCGACGGCAGCCGGGTGCCGCTGGAGAGCGTCGGTACCATCGACACCGCCCACGCGCCGTTGTCGGTCAACCACACCGGGCAATTCCCCTCGGCGACCGTGTCGTTCAACCTCGCCCCCGGGGTGGCGCTCGGCGAGGCCGTGACCGCGGTCGAGGAGACGATCGCCGGGCTGGGGATGCCGGCGACGGTCCGCGGCGGGTTCTCCGGGACGGCCCGGCTGTTTCTCGCCTCGCTCGCCGACCAGCCGCTGCTGGTGCTGGCGGCGGTGGTCACCGTGTACATCGTCCTCGGGATCCTCTACGAGAGCCTCGTCCACCCGTTGACGATCATCTCCACGCTCCCCAGCGCCGGCCTCGGGGCCTTGGTCGCGCTGCTCGCCAGCGGCATGGAGCTCGACGTGATGGGGATGATCGGGATCATCCTCCTCATCGGAATCGTCAAGAAGAACGCGATCATGATGATCGACTTCGCGATCGAGGCCCGGCGCGAGCGCGGTCTGTCGGCAGCCGCGGCGATCGAGGAGGCCTGCATCCTCCGCTTCCGTCCGATCACGATGACGACCCTCGCGGCGCTCCTCGGTGGCTTGCCCCTGGCACTGGGGACGGGGCCGGGAGCCGAGCTGCGCTGGCCGCTGGGGATCGCGATCGTCGGAGGTCTGGCGGCGAGTCAGGTGCTGACGCTGTTCACGACCCCGGTCGTCTACCTGTGGCTGGAATGGCTGCGCCCGGAGCGGTCGGTCGCGCCCCGGGCGGACGGCGCCGTCGTCCTCGGCCGCGCCGAACCGGCGGGCGTATGA
- a CDS encoding acriflavine resistance protein B gives MNLSRPFILRPVATWLLMVALLLAGVLAWRALPIAALPQVEYPTIQVVTFHPGASPEVITATVTAPLERQFAQVPGLEQMTSASSAGCSTITLRFDLDLDIDVATQQVQAAISAAAAYLPADLPNPPVYTKTNPADAPVLTLALTSDTLPLTRVQDLADARLAQKISQLSGVGLVSLSGGQKPAIRIQANPVALAALGLGMEDLRQALVQASVNMAKGSLDGSRQAFTIAADDQLLTSAEFRGLVIGWRNGAAIRLTDVAEVVDGPENVRQAAWMNDRPAVIVNIQRQPGANIIAVVDSIKALLPQLEASLPAAVEVHVLTDRTTTIRAGIAGVQHELLLTVALVVFIIFLFLRDLTATVIPGVAVPLSLIGTCAVMHLLGYSLNNLTLMALTISTGFVVDDAIVMIENVVRHLERGEKPLQAALVGAAEIGFTIVSLSVSLVAVLIPLLFMGDVVGRLFREFAVTLAVTILVSALVSLTLTPMMCATLLTHRDAAGHGWLHRATEKLFDGLLAAYAVTLRLVLANRLLTLAVAAATLWLTIDLARRVPKGFFPVQDTGVVLGITTAPPTVSFAALAERQQELNRALLADPAVESLSSFIGVDGVNTTPNAGRILVNLRPLGERHEPIAVVIRRLHDRAAAVAGITLHMQPVQEMTVETRVSRTQYQLALESADGAELAEWAPRVVERLAALPELADVASDQQDGGLEARLVIDRDSAARLGVTPQMIDDVLYDACGQRQISILFTQLNQYRVVLETLPEFRRRPEDLAGLYLSPAPGGTDAAPPRRAGDRMGDATGRVPLAAVTRLEETTAPLVINRQGQFPAVTVSFNLAEGVSLGSAVAAIEAARREIGLPPGVQASFQGTAAAFQSSAANQALLVIAAIVAVYIVLGVLYESFIHPITILSTLPSAGVGALVALGWKGLDLDVIALIGVILLIGIVKKNAIMMIDFALDAQRAGIDGRPVGPTVAIEQACLLRFRPIMMTTMAALLGAVPLALGGGVGSELRRPLGITIIGGLVVSQVLTLYTTPVIYLWFDSLAAPFRRRPAAEEDT, from the coding sequence ATGAACCTCTCCCGGCCCTTCATCCTCCGGCCGGTGGCCACCTGGCTGCTGATGGTCGCTCTCCTCCTGGCCGGGGTGCTCGCCTGGCGCGCCCTGCCGATCGCCGCGCTGCCGCAGGTCGAATACCCGACGATCCAGGTGGTGACGTTCCATCCGGGGGCGAGCCCCGAGGTGATCACCGCCACGGTGACGGCTCCGCTCGAGCGGCAGTTCGCCCAGGTGCCGGGGCTCGAGCAGATGACCTCGGCCAGTTCGGCCGGCTGCTCGACGATCACGCTCCGTTTCGACCTCGATCTCGACATCGACGTCGCCACGCAGCAGGTTCAGGCGGCGATCAGCGCGGCGGCCGCCTACCTGCCGGCCGACCTCCCCAATCCGCCGGTGTACACCAAGACGAATCCCGCCGACGCGCCGGTGCTCACCCTCGCGTTGACCAGCGACACGCTGCCGCTGACGCGCGTCCAGGATCTCGCCGACGCGCGGCTGGCCCAGAAGATCTCGCAGCTTTCCGGCGTCGGCCTCGTGAGCCTGTCGGGGGGACAGAAACCGGCGATCCGCATCCAGGCCAATCCCGTCGCCCTGGCGGCACTCGGCCTGGGGATGGAGGACCTCCGCCAGGCGCTGGTGCAGGCGAGCGTCAACATGGCCAAGGGGAGCCTCGACGGCAGCCGCCAGGCGTTCACGATCGCCGCCGACGACCAGCTCCTCACCAGCGCCGAGTTCCGCGGGCTGGTGATCGGCTGGCGCAACGGCGCCGCGATCCGCCTCACGGACGTGGCCGAGGTGGTCGACGGGCCGGAGAACGTCCGCCAGGCGGCCTGGATGAACGACCGCCCGGCGGTGATCGTCAACATCCAGCGCCAGCCGGGGGCCAACATCATCGCCGTCGTCGACTCGATCAAGGCGCTGCTGCCGCAGCTCGAGGCGTCGCTGCCGGCGGCGGTCGAGGTCCACGTGCTCACCGACCGGACGACGACGATCCGCGCCGGGATCGCCGGCGTCCAGCACGAGCTGCTGCTGACCGTGGCCCTGGTGGTGTTCATCATCTTCCTGTTCCTCCGCGACCTGACCGCGACGGTGATCCCCGGCGTGGCGGTGCCGCTGTCGCTGATCGGGACCTGTGCGGTGATGCACCTCCTCGGCTACAGCCTCAACAACCTCACGCTGATGGCGCTGACGATCTCGACCGGGTTCGTCGTCGACGACGCGATCGTGATGATCGAGAACGTCGTCCGTCACCTCGAGCGCGGCGAGAAACCGCTCCAGGCGGCGCTGGTCGGCGCCGCGGAGATCGGGTTCACGATCGTCAGCCTGAGCGTCAGCCTGGTGGCGGTGTTGATCCCGCTGCTGTTCATGGGCGACGTCGTCGGCCGGCTGTTCCGCGAGTTCGCCGTGACGCTGGCCGTGACGATCCTCGTCTCGGCGCTGGTCTCGCTGACGCTGACGCCGATGATGTGCGCCACGCTGCTCACGCACCGCGACGCCGCTGGCCACGGCTGGCTCCACCGCGCCACCGAGAAGCTGTTCGACGGCCTCCTCGCCGCCTATGCCGTGACCCTCCGGCTGGTGCTCGCCAACCGGCTGCTGACGCTGGCCGTCGCCGCGGCCACGCTGTGGCTGACGATCGACCTCGCGCGCCGCGTCCCGAAGGGATTCTTCCCGGTGCAGGACACCGGGGTCGTGCTCGGCATCACCACGGCACCGCCGACGGTCTCGTTCGCCGCCCTCGCCGAGCGGCAGCAGGAGCTCAACCGCGCCCTGCTGGCCGACCCGGCGGTCGAGAGCCTGTCGAGCTTCATCGGCGTCGACGGCGTCAACACCACGCCCAACGCCGGACGGATCCTCGTCAACCTCCGCCCCCTCGGCGAGCGCCACGAGCCGATCGCCGTCGTCATCCGCCGGCTCCACGACCGCGCCGCGGCCGTCGCCGGCATCACGCTCCACATGCAGCCGGTCCAGGAGATGACCGTCGAGACGCGCGTCAGCCGGACGCAGTACCAACTGGCGCTGGAAAGTGCCGACGGGGCCGAGCTGGCCGAGTGGGCGCCGCGCGTCGTCGAGCGCCTGGCGGCGCTGCCGGAGCTCGCCGACGTCGCCAGCGACCAGCAGGACGGCGGTCTCGAGGCGCGGCTCGTCATCGACCGCGACAGCGCCGCCCGCCTCGGCGTGACCCCGCAGATGATCGACGACGTGCTCTACGACGCCTGCGGCCAGCGGCAGATCTCGATCCTGTTCACCCAGCTCAACCAATACCGCGTCGTCCTCGAGACGCTGCCCGAATTCCGCCGGCGCCCCGAGGATCTCGCCGGCCTGTACCTCAGCCCGGCGCCGGGCGGTACCGATGCAGCGCCGCCCCGCCGGGCCGGCGACCGGATGGGCGACGCCACCGGACGCGTGCCCCTGGCCGCCGTGACCCGCCTCGAGGAGACGACCGCGCCCCTGGTGATCAACCGCCAGGGGCAGTTCCCGGCGGTGACGGTGTCGTTCAACCTCGCCGAAGGGGTGTCGCTGGGGTCGGCGGTGGCGGCGATCGAAGCGGCCCGGCGGGAGATCGGCCTGCCCCCCGGTGTCCAGGCGTCGTTCCAGGGAACGGCGGCCGCCTTCCAGTCGTCGGCCGCCAACCAGGCGCTGCTGGTGATCGCGGCGATCGTCGCGGTGTACATCGTCCTCGGCGTGCTCTACGAGAGCTTCATCCACCCGATCACGATCCTCTCCACGCTTCCCAGCGCCGGCGTCGGGGCGCTGGTGGCGCTGGGCTGGAAGGGCCTCGATCTCGACGTCATCGCCCTGATCGGCGTCATCCTCCTCATCGGGATCGTCAAGAAGAACGCGATCATGATGATCGACTTCGCCCTCGACGCGCAGCGCGCCGGCATCGACGGCCGCCCGGTCGGCCCGACGGTGGCCATCGAGCAGGCCTGCCTGCTCCGCTTCCGGCCGATCATGATGACGACGATGGCGGCGCTGCTCGGCGCCGTCCCCCTGGCTCTCGGCGGCGGCGTCGGGTCGGAGCTGCGCCGGCCGCTGGGGATCACGATCATCGGCGGCCTCGTCGTCAGCCAGGTGCTCACGCTGTACACGACGCCGGTGATCTACCTGTGGTTCGACAGCCTCGCCGCCCCGTTCCGGCGCCGGCCGGCCGCGGAGGAGGACACGTGA